Proteins encoded within one genomic window of Triticum aestivum cultivar Chinese Spring chromosome 2D, IWGSC CS RefSeq v2.1, whole genome shotgun sequence:
- the LOC123052183 gene encoding thaumatin-like protein 1 — translation MGLPGCIAVIVLLLISWREGEAAMFTFVNRCADTVWPGVLSNAGTARLGTTGFELPPGASRAVPAPSAWSGRLWARTGCAQDGATGRLVCATGDCGSGTAECAGAGAAPPATLAEFTLDGTGGLDFYDVSLVDGYNLPVLVEPSSGERPGGASSAGSCASAGCAADLNAMCPAELRSGGGAACRSACDAFGRPEYCCSGAYANPGTCRPTSYSQVFKMACPRSYSYAFDDPTSTFTCAGGPDYTVTFCPGATPSQKSTTVPAINPVPAATTPTQTTPTPTTVPRMETPTTMPATDTPATMPGMTFTDANQDSMPMPMGGEAGTGGGGGGGIQGQGVILGGASSDAWLANMATGDVTGAAATPPPAASGRLVAAPLVLLALHLLR, via the exons ATGGGGCTGCCGGGATGCATCGCCGTCATTGTGCTCCTTCTGATTTCATGGAGAG AGGGGGAGGCGGCGATGTTCACGTTCGTCAACCGGTGCGCGGACACGGTGTGGCCGGGCGTCCTGTCCAACGCCGGCACCGCGCGGCTCGGCACCACGGGGTTCGAGCTCCCGCCGGGCGCGTCGCGCGCGGTGCCGGCGCCCTCGGCCTGGTCCGGCCGTCTCTGGGCCCGCACCGGATGCGCGCAGGACGGCGCCACGGGGCGGCTCGTCTGCGCCACCGGCGACTGCGGCTCCGGCACGGCTGAGTGCGCCGGCGCTGGCGCCGCGCCCCCCGCGACGCTGGCAGAGTTCACGCTCGACGGGACGGGCGGGCTGGACTTCTACGACGTCAGCCTGGTGGACGGGTACAACCTGCCGGTGCTGGTGGAGCCGTCCTCCGGGGAGCGCCCAGGCGGCGCGTCGAGCGCCGGGTCCTGCGCTTCGGCGGGGTGCGCGGCGGACCTGAACGCGATGTGCCCCGCCGAGCTccggtccggcggcggcgcggcctgcCGGAGCGCGTGCGACGCGTTCGGGCGGCCCGAGTACTGCTGCAGCGGCGCGTACGCCAACCCCGGGACGTGCCGGCCGACGTCCTACTCGCAGGTATTCAAGATGGCGTGCCCGCGCTCCTACAGCTACGCCTTCGACGACCCCACCTCCACCTTCACCTGCGCCGGCGGCCCCGACTACACCGTCACCTTCTGCCCCGGCGCCACCCCGAG CCAGAAGTCGACCACGGTGCCGGCGATTAATCCGGTGCCGGCGGCCACGACGCCGACGCAGACGACCCCAACGCCGACGACGGTGCCTCGGATGGAGACGCCGACGACGATGCCTGCGACGGATACGCCGGCAACGATGCCAGGGATGACGTTCACGGACGCCAACCAGGACAGCATGCCGATGCCGATGGGCGGCGAGGCCGGcactggcggtggcggtggcggcggcatccAGGGGCAGGGCGTGATCCTCGGGggcgccagcagcgacgcctggcTCGCCAACATGGCCACCGGCGACGTGACTGGCGCGGCAGCGACACCACCGCCGGCAGCCTCCGGGCGGCTAGTCGCCGCGCCATTGGTGCTGCTCGCGCTCCATCTGCTGCGATAG